In Nocardioides sp. zg-1228, a single window of DNA contains:
- a CDS encoding ABC transporter permease: protein MSTHDDTRDDNRDARGSTGEPPWLLVTRREVVSRITDKSFLLGTAFMVVLIAGYIGFTAWQAERTDQVTLAATPDAVAMASAIAEGAPAVDDRVEVTLLEVDDADAAEAVLRADEADAWLHPVDGGWQLTSESSEQDALTDVTRVIVAEQVLADNAASAGTTVDALQAGSTVSTEFLRGDAEKAGVAEAVGFVFVFLFYFAALIFGMQLASSVIEEKQSRIVEIIAAAIPLRHLLAGKVLGNTALAMIQLLVYLAVGLVGLSFTPYKSYVPALSGPTAWFIAFFFAGFVALACLWAVAGSLASRTEDLQSTSTPLTMLMLVMFFGGVSLDGRGQVIASFVPPVSAVVMPKRILAGGVEWWEPLLALGLLAAFAAVTVWIGERLYRRALLQTGGRVSLRQAWATAE, encoded by the coding sequence ATGAGCACCCACGACGACACCCGAGACGACAACCGCGACGCACGAGGGTCGACCGGCGAGCCGCCCTGGCTGCTGGTCACCCGCCGCGAGGTCGTCTCGCGGATCACCGACAAGTCGTTCCTGCTCGGCACCGCGTTCATGGTCGTGCTGATCGCCGGCTACATCGGCTTCACCGCCTGGCAGGCCGAGCGCACCGACCAGGTCACCCTCGCCGCCACCCCGGACGCCGTCGCGATGGCGAGCGCCATCGCCGAGGGTGCTCCCGCGGTGGACGACCGGGTGGAGGTCACCCTCCTCGAGGTCGACGACGCCGACGCCGCCGAGGCGGTGCTCCGCGCCGACGAGGCCGACGCGTGGCTGCATCCGGTCGACGGCGGCTGGCAGCTCACCTCGGAGTCCAGCGAGCAGGACGCGCTCACCGACGTCACGCGCGTGATCGTGGCCGAGCAGGTGCTGGCCGACAACGCCGCCAGCGCGGGCACCACTGTCGACGCGCTCCAGGCCGGCAGCACCGTGTCGACCGAGTTCCTGCGCGGTGACGCCGAGAAGGCGGGTGTCGCCGAGGCGGTCGGTTTCGTGTTCGTCTTCCTCTTCTACTTCGCCGCGCTGATCTTCGGCATGCAGCTCGCGTCGTCGGTGATCGAGGAGAAGCAGAGCCGCATCGTCGAGATCATCGCCGCCGCGATCCCGCTGCGCCACCTGCTGGCCGGCAAGGTGCTCGGCAACACGGCGCTGGCGATGATCCAGCTGCTCGTCTACCTCGCGGTCGGCCTGGTGGGGCTGTCGTTCACGCCCTACAAGTCCTACGTCCCGGCGCTGTCGGGCCCGACCGCGTGGTTCATCGCGTTCTTCTTCGCCGGCTTCGTGGCGCTCGCCTGCCTCTGGGCGGTCGCGGGGTCACTCGCGTCGCGCACGGAGGACCTGCAGTCCACCTCGACGCCACTGACGATGCTGATGCTGGTGATGTTCTTCGGCGGCGTCTCCCTCGACGGGCGGGGACAGGTGATCGCGTCGTTCGTGCCGCCCGTGTCGGCCGTCGTGATGCCCAAGCGGATCCTGGCCGGCGGGGTCGAGTGGTGGGAGCCGCTGCTGGCGCTGGGCCTGCTCGCCGCCTTCGCCGCGGTCACCGTCTGGATCGGCGAGCGCCTCTACCGCCGCGCCCTGCTGCAGACCGGCGGACGCGTCAGCCTCCGCCAGGCCTGGGCCACTGCCGAGTGA
- a CDS encoding VTT domain-containing protein: protein MLFWSVLGASMASALVPLINIEAILVVAVSRSPGSAWGLLLAATIGQMLGKILWYWGGMHLDRAPWVHKHLEKPKVRASLDKWHERAEGRPWFTAGLLFVSASTGIPPYAVTAVLAGTLRVPFWIFMVTGLLGRGLRFWAVVAGTSSVVDLF, encoded by the coding sequence ATGCTGTTCTGGAGCGTCCTTGGCGCCTCGATGGCGTCCGCCCTGGTGCCGCTCATCAACATCGAGGCGATCCTCGTGGTCGCGGTGAGCCGGTCCCCCGGCAGCGCCTGGGGGCTGCTTCTCGCGGCCACGATCGGGCAGATGCTCGGCAAGATCCTCTGGTACTGGGGCGGCATGCACCTCGACCGGGCCCCCTGGGTGCACAAGCACCTCGAGAAGCCGAAGGTCCGCGCCTCGCTCGACAAGTGGCACGAGCGGGCGGAGGGCCGTCCGTGGTTCACGGCCGGGCTGCTCTTCGTGTCCGCGAGCACCGGCATCCCGCCGTACGCGGTCACCGCGGTGCTCGCCGGCACCCTGCGCGTGCCGTTCTGGATCTTCATGGTGACCGGCCTGCTGGGGCGCGGCCTGCGGTTCTGGGCCGTGGTGGCGGGGACCTCGTCGGTGGTCGACCTCTTCTGA
- a CDS encoding CDP-alcohol phosphatidyltransferase family protein, whose protein sequence is MGSGADGVAAPLVDPEGVYGVRDERLLTGATVITGVRTVASVVLAAMAAHQQSLTLLVVALVVYWVGDMLDGFYARVRDCETRIGAVLDIMCDRFNAAAFYIGLAWLQPDLSPAIFVYLAEFMVIDCFLSIAFLAWPIRSPNYFFVVDRWIWLWNWSKPAKAVNSALFAVLLLVTGWMWVGLAIATALLVLKCVSLHRLTRIGLPVPGATR, encoded by the coding sequence GTGGGCAGCGGGGCGGACGGCGTGGCAGCGCCGCTGGTCGACCCCGAGGGCGTCTACGGCGTACGGGACGAGCGGCTGCTCACCGGCGCCACGGTCATCACCGGCGTGCGCACCGTGGCCTCCGTCGTCCTCGCGGCCATGGCCGCCCACCAGCAGAGCCTGACGCTGCTGGTCGTCGCGTTGGTCGTCTATTGGGTGGGCGACATGCTCGACGGCTTCTACGCCCGGGTCCGCGACTGCGAGACCCGCATCGGCGCGGTGCTCGACATCATGTGCGACCGCTTCAACGCCGCGGCGTTCTACATCGGGCTCGCGTGGCTGCAGCCCGACCTGTCGCCGGCGATCTTCGTCTACCTGGCCGAGTTCATGGTGATCGACTGCTTCCTGTCGATCGCGTTCCTGGCCTGGCCGATCCGCAGTCCCAACTACTTCTTCGTCGTCGACCGGTGGATCTGGCTGTGGAACTGGTCCAAGCCCGCCAAGGCCGTCAACAGCGCGCTGTTCGCCGTGCTGCTGCTGGTCACCGGCTGGATGTGGGTCGGGCTGGCCATCGCCACCGCGCTGCTGGTGCTCAAGTGCGTGTCCCTGCACCGGCTGACCCGGATCGGCCTGCCGGTGCCCGGGGCGACTCGCTGA
- a CDS encoding nucleoside triphosphate pyrophosphatase — MTARVPLVLASASPARLATLRAAGIEPTVVVSGVDETQLTGLAPAELALRLAELKCAVVAARDDLPPGALVLGCDSVLELQVPPGTPGHGEALGKPRDAAEARERWRSMRGRTAVLHSGHSLRDVTTGRAVAATGSTLVHFADVGDAEVDAYVATGEPLHVAGAFTIDGIGGAFVRGIEGDHHNVVGVSLPLLRDLVLELGHAWPDLWT; from the coding sequence GTGACCGCCCGGGTCCCCCTCGTCCTCGCCTCCGCCTCGCCCGCCCGCCTGGCGACGCTGCGCGCCGCCGGGATCGAGCCGACGGTCGTCGTGAGCGGGGTCGACGAGACGCAGCTGACCGGGCTGGCGCCGGCCGAGCTCGCGCTCCGACTCGCCGAGCTCAAGTGCGCCGTCGTGGCCGCGCGTGACGACCTGCCTCCCGGCGCGCTCGTCCTCGGGTGCGACTCGGTGCTCGAGCTGCAGGTGCCGCCGGGCACGCCCGGACACGGCGAGGCGCTCGGCAAGCCCCGCGACGCCGCCGAGGCACGGGAGCGCTGGCGCTCGATGCGCGGGCGCACCGCGGTGCTGCACAGCGGCCACAGCCTGCGCGACGTGACGACCGGGCGGGCGGTCGCGGCGACCGGTTCGACCCTCGTGCACTTCGCGGACGTCGGCGACGCGGAGGTCGACGCCTACGTCGCGACCGGCGAGCCGCTGCACGTGGCCGGCGCGTTCACCATCGACGGGATCGGGGGCGCGTTCGTCCGCGGGATCGAGGGTGACCACCACAACGTGGTGGGCGTCAGCCTGCCCCTCCTGCGCGACCTCGTGCTCGAGCTGGGGCACGCGTGGCCCGACCTGTGGACGTGA
- a CDS encoding DUF885 domain-containing protein translates to MSPRTVDALCNAYVEDYCALDPLTATSIGVAGHEHELTDYSPAGFDARLELARRAVAAVEAATPVDDREAAARDSFLERTRLEIELEEAGVNRARMSVLWSPLHEIRGVFDLMPTEGEEAVAAIASRLAGVPAALEGLRVTLSDEARRGHVVAARQYAEVAEQVRRWTGQTGEAGDFYLNLVERLDGGDATHLRALAGAASAATAAFGLFLTDELEPQGRERQGVGREVYALASRYFLGAEVDLDETYAWGWSELRRLSDLMDATAERILPGADVDAAVAHLDGDPDRVVHGREAFRDWMQDLADRTIAEMADVHFDIPPPIRRIECMLAPTNDGGIYYTGPSEDFERPGRMWWSVPDGIEDFHPWREVTTVFHEGVPGHHLQVAQTAYRSDTLNRWQRLMCWCSGHGEGWALYAERLMEELGFLDDPADLLGMLDGQSMRAARVIVDIGMHLELTIPEDNRLGPGGTPFHPGETWTPELGLEFMRLHCRMDDEVIQFEVKRYLGLPGQAPSYKVGERIWLDARAEVRRRQGDAFDLRAFHRAALDLGSLGLDPLRAALGRL, encoded by the coding sequence GTGAGCCCACGCACCGTCGACGCCCTCTGCAACGCCTACGTCGAGGACTACTGCGCCCTCGACCCGCTGACCGCCACCTCGATCGGGGTGGCCGGGCACGAGCACGAGCTGACCGACTACTCCCCCGCGGGCTTCGACGCCCGCCTCGAGCTGGCTCGCCGGGCCGTCGCCGCGGTCGAGGCGGCGACCCCGGTCGACGACCGCGAGGCCGCGGCGCGCGACTCGTTCCTCGAGCGCACCCGGCTGGAGATCGAGCTGGAGGAGGCGGGCGTCAACCGCGCGCGCATGTCGGTCCTGTGGAGCCCCCTGCACGAGATCCGCGGGGTGTTCGACCTGATGCCGACCGAGGGCGAGGAGGCCGTCGCGGCGATCGCCTCGCGCCTCGCCGGCGTGCCGGCCGCCCTGGAGGGCCTGCGGGTGACGCTCTCCGACGAGGCGCGCCGCGGTCACGTCGTCGCGGCCCGGCAGTACGCCGAGGTGGCCGAGCAGGTGCGGCGCTGGACCGGGCAGACCGGCGAGGCGGGCGACTTCTACCTCAACCTCGTCGAGCGCCTCGACGGCGGCGACGCGACCCACCTGCGTGCGCTCGCCGGCGCCGCGAGCGCCGCCACCGCGGCGTTCGGGCTCTTCCTGACCGACGAGCTCGAGCCCCAGGGTCGCGAGCGGCAGGGCGTGGGCCGCGAGGTCTACGCGCTGGCCAGCCGCTACTTCCTCGGCGCCGAGGTCGACCTCGACGAGACCTACGCCTGGGGCTGGAGCGAGCTCCGGCGGCTCTCCGACCTGATGGACGCCACCGCCGAGCGGATCCTGCCCGGCGCCGACGTCGACGCCGCGGTGGCCCACCTCGACGGCGACCCGGACCGCGTCGTCCACGGCCGCGAGGCGTTCCGCGACTGGATGCAGGACCTCGCCGACCGCACGATCGCCGAGATGGCCGACGTGCACTTCGACATCCCGCCCCCGATCCGGCGCATCGAGTGCATGCTGGCCCCCACCAACGACGGCGGCATCTACTACACCGGCCCCTCGGAGGACTTCGAGCGCCCCGGCCGCATGTGGTGGTCGGTGCCCGACGGCATCGAGGACTTCCACCCCTGGCGGGAGGTCACCACCGTCTTCCACGAGGGCGTCCCCGGGCACCACCTCCAGGTCGCCCAGACCGCCTACCGCAGCGACACCCTCAACCGCTGGCAGCGCCTCATGTGCTGGTGCAGCGGGCACGGCGAGGGCTGGGCGCTGTACGCCGAGCGGCTGATGGAGGAGCTCGGCTTCCTCGACGACCCCGCCGACCTGCTCGGGATGCTCGACGGGCAGTCGATGCGCGCCGCGCGCGTCATCGTCGACATCGGCATGCACCTCGAGCTGACGATCCCCGAGGACAACCGGCTCGGGCCCGGTGGCACGCCGTTCCACCCGGGCGAGACCTGGACGCCGGAGCTGGGCCTGGAGTTCATGCGGCTGCACTGCCGGATGGACGACGAGGTCATCCAGTTCGAGGTCAAGCGCTATCTCGGCCTCCCCGGCCAGGCGCCGTCCTACAAGGTGGGCGAGCGGATCTGGCTCGACGCCCGCGCCGAGGTGCGCCGGCGCCAGGGCGACGCGTTCGACCTCCGCGCCTTCCACCGGGCGGCGCTCGACCTGGGCTCGCTCGGCCTCGACCCGCTCCGCGCGGCGCTGGGTCGGCTGTGA
- a CDS encoding acyl-CoA carboxylase subunit epsilon: MGDLTGDLMAAGSQPDPAARTPLLRIVNPDATPEEVAALVAVLSTLGPGAGAAPAPPRPSWTDPARGVRGVHRHGPGSWRSSGLPG, encoded by the coding sequence ATGGGAGACCTGACGGGAGACCTGATGGCCGCCGGGAGCCAGCCCGACCCCGCCGCACGGACGCCGCTGCTGCGGATCGTCAACCCCGACGCGACGCCCGAGGAGGTCGCCGCCCTGGTGGCCGTGCTGTCAACGCTGGGCCCCGGCGCCGGCGCGGCCCCGGCGCCGCCCCGGCCGTCGTGGACCGACCCCGCCCGGGGCGTACGCGGTGTGCACCGCCACGGCCCCGGGTCCTGGCGCTCGAGCGGGCTGCCCGGCTGA
- a CDS encoding acyl-CoA carboxylase subunit beta translates to MSAQPGEGTDVPPQSEIDVHTTAGKLADLERRLDEAVHAGSAKAIEKQHAKGRRTARERIEMLFDEGTFVELDELARHRSTAFGLEKTRPYGDGVVTGYGEVNGRMVCVFSQDFTVFGGSLGEVYGEKITKVMDLAIKTGCPIVGINEGAGARIQEGVVSLGLYGEIFRRNVHASGVIPQISLIMGNCAGGHVYSPAVTDFTVMVDQTSAMFITGPDVIKTVTGEDVSMEDLGGARTHNTKSGNAHYMASDEEDAIEYVKAMLSYLPQNNLDPAPVHDPESGEAPQMEVTDLDRALDTIIPDSPNQPYDMHDVITAVLDDEEFLEVQELFAPNILVGFGRVEGHTVGVVANQPMQFAGTLDIDASEKAARFVRFCDAFNLPVLTFVDVPGFLPGTDQEWNGIIRRGAKLIYAYAEATVPLITVITRKAYGGAYDVMGSKHLGADINVAWPTAQIAVMGAQGAANILHRKTLQAVADEGGDVEARRAELVDEYETTLANPYIAAERGYIDAVIAPHETRVEIIRSLRLLRSKREALPAKKHGNIPL, encoded by the coding sequence GTGAGCGCACAGCCGGGTGAAGGCACCGACGTCCCCCCGCAGTCGGAGATCGACGTCCACACGACCGCGGGCAAGCTCGCCGACCTCGAGCGGCGCCTCGACGAGGCGGTGCACGCCGGCTCGGCCAAGGCGATCGAGAAGCAGCACGCCAAGGGCCGCCGGACCGCCCGCGAGCGCATCGAGATGCTCTTCGACGAGGGCACCTTCGTCGAGCTCGACGAGCTCGCGCGGCACCGCTCGACGGCGTTCGGGCTGGAGAAGACCCGGCCGTACGGCGACGGCGTGGTGACCGGCTACGGCGAGGTCAACGGCCGGATGGTCTGCGTGTTCAGCCAGGACTTCACCGTCTTCGGTGGGTCGCTGGGCGAGGTCTACGGCGAGAAGATCACCAAGGTGATGGACCTCGCGATCAAGACCGGCTGCCCCATCGTCGGGATCAACGAGGGCGCCGGCGCCCGGATCCAGGAGGGCGTGGTCTCCCTCGGCCTCTACGGCGAGATCTTCCGCCGCAACGTGCACGCCTCCGGCGTCATCCCCCAGATCAGCCTGATCATGGGCAACTGCGCCGGCGGGCACGTCTACTCCCCGGCCGTCACCGACTTCACCGTCATGGTCGACCAGACCTCGGCGATGTTCATCACCGGCCCCGACGTCATCAAGACCGTCACCGGCGAGGACGTCTCGATGGAGGACCTCGGCGGCGCGCGCACCCACAACACCAAGTCGGGCAACGCCCACTACATGGCCTCCGACGAGGAGGACGCCATCGAGTACGTCAAGGCGATGCTGTCCTACCTCCCGCAGAACAACCTCGACCCCGCTCCGGTGCACGACCCCGAGTCGGGCGAGGCGCCCCAGATGGAGGTCACCGACCTCGACCGGGCGCTGGACACGATCATCCCCGACTCGCCCAACCAGCCCTACGACATGCACGACGTGATCACCGCCGTGCTCGACGACGAGGAGTTCCTCGAGGTCCAGGAGCTGTTCGCTCCCAACATCCTCGTCGGCTTCGGCCGCGTCGAGGGCCACACCGTGGGCGTCGTGGCCAACCAGCCGATGCAGTTCGCCGGCACCCTCGACATCGACGCCTCCGAGAAGGCCGCCCGGTTCGTCCGGTTCTGCGACGCGTTCAACCTCCCGGTGCTCACCTTCGTCGACGTGCCCGGCTTCCTGCCCGGCACCGACCAGGAGTGGAACGGCATCATCCGCCGCGGCGCCAAGCTGATCTACGCCTACGCCGAGGCCACCGTCCCGCTGATCACCGTCATCACCCGCAAGGCCTACGGCGGCGCCTACGACGTGATGGGCTCCAAGCACCTCGGCGCCGACATCAACGTCGCCTGGCCCACCGCCCAGATCGCCGTCATGGGCGCCCAGGGCGCGGCCAACATCCTGCACCGCAAGACCCTCCAGGCCGTCGCCGACGAGGGCGGCGACGTCGAGGCCCGCCGCGCCGAGCTGGTCGACGAGTACGAGACCACGCTCGCCAACCCCTACATCGCGGCCGAGCGCGGCTACATCGACGCCGTCATCGCGCCGCACGAGACCCGGGTCGAGATCATCCGGTCGCTGCGGCTGCTCCGGTCCAAGCGGGAGGCCCTCCCGGCCAAGAAGCACGGGAACATCCCCCTCTGA
- a CDS encoding biotin--[acetyl-CoA-carboxylase] ligase, protein MTPEPAPRPPLDLDRLVAPAGWRVEVVEAVPSTNAAVAERARAGEEPGLVLVTEHQTAGRGRLDRVWETPARASLTFSVLLRPDLPPSSWSWLPLLTGYAVQAALADRLPDIALKWPNDVLVDGASGSGRKVCGILVERVATAHGPVAVVGVGINVDQTLDELPVALATSISLETGEPVERTGLLSQVLGSLHGLQGLLEDVDSLRAAYADVCVTLGRTVDVHLPGGDVRRGEALDIDASGALVVGTDDGTFVVAAGDVVHVRPA, encoded by the coding sequence ATGACGCCCGAGCCCGCACCGCGCCCACCCCTCGACCTCGACCGGCTGGTGGCCCCGGCGGGGTGGCGCGTCGAGGTCGTCGAGGCGGTCCCGTCGACCAACGCCGCCGTCGCCGAGCGGGCCCGCGCGGGCGAGGAGCCGGGCCTGGTGCTGGTCACCGAGCACCAGACCGCCGGACGCGGTCGCCTCGACCGCGTGTGGGAGACGCCGGCGCGCGCCTCGCTGACGTTCTCGGTGCTGCTGCGCCCCGACCTCCCGCCGTCCTCGTGGTCCTGGCTGCCGCTCCTCACCGGGTACGCCGTGCAGGCCGCGCTCGCCGACCGGCTGCCCGACATCGCCCTGAAGTGGCCCAACGACGTGCTCGTCGACGGCGCCTCGGGCAGCGGACGCAAGGTGTGCGGCATCCTCGTCGAGCGCGTGGCGACCGCCCACGGCCCGGTGGCGGTGGTCGGGGTCGGCATCAACGTCGACCAGACCCTCGACGAGCTGCCGGTCGCGCTGGCGACCTCGATCAGCCTCGAGACGGGCGAGCCGGTCGAGCGCACCGGCCTGCTCAGCCAGGTGCTCGGCTCGCTGCACGGCCTGCAGGGGCTGCTCGAGGACGTCGACTCGCTGCGCGCGGCGTACGCCGACGTGTGCGTGACGCTCGGCAGGACGGTCGACGTGCACCTGCCCGGCGGCGACGTACGTCGTGGCGAGGCGCTCGACATCGACGCGAGCGGCGCGCTCGTGGTCGGCACCGACGACGGGACGTTCGTCGTGGCCGCGGGCGACGTGGTGCACGTGCGTCCCGCCTAG
- a CDS encoding PH domain-containing protein has translation MPFPSKLLNPGERVVVSTRTHVKALILPGLAVLLALAAAVFLDRLIDPRVASLVVWALLAAVVVWFVVGPLLRWLTTTYTFTDRRFITRTGFIATSGRTIPLNRISGVDFEIGVIDRLFGCGTLVVTDASTDGSARLHDIPEVEKVQLQVSDELHRLSGGDRRDDGA, from the coding sequence GTGCCGTTCCCGAGCAAGCTCCTCAACCCCGGTGAGCGCGTCGTCGTCTCCACCCGCACCCACGTCAAGGCGCTGATCCTCCCCGGCCTCGCCGTGCTGCTCGCGCTGGCGGCCGCCGTCTTCCTCGACCGGCTCATCGACCCGCGGGTCGCGAGCCTGGTGGTGTGGGCGCTGCTCGCCGCGGTGGTGGTGTGGTTCGTCGTCGGGCCGCTGCTGCGCTGGCTGACCACCACCTACACCTTCACCGACCGCCGCTTCATCACGCGCACCGGGTTCATCGCCACCTCCGGTCGCACGATCCCGCTCAACCGCATCAGCGGTGTCGACTTCGAGATCGGTGTGATCGACCGCCTCTTCGGCTGCGGCACGCTGGTCGTCACCGACGCGAGCACCGACGGCAGCGCCCGGCTCCACGACATCCCCGAGGTGGAGAAGGTGCAGCTGCAGGTCTCCGACGAGCTCCACCGCCTCTCGGGTGGCGACCGCCGCGACGATGGCGCCTGA
- a CDS encoding adenylate/guanylate cyclase domain-containing protein, protein MAPERRRRGGRPDPDTGPDPVHAPGLDPGPDPGPAGEQLDQAILRSDPAFNAVEVAEHTGVTVEQARRLWRALGFPEFTGEKAYTAADIEAVSTLMGFVDSGAVDFDVAVNLTRGVGQTMARLADWEVSTLVSRVEEMEAGDEATGSRVGSAMRLIDEVNPPFERLLVYAWRRHLAAAVGRIEAMGAKDEDLHTIEVSVGFADLVAFTALSNTLDRDELGDLVEVFESRCQDVVARFGGRIIKSLGDSVLFVTNTAEEAVGVAEGIINVIGRDPKMPDVRLGLASGPVVQRLGDIFGPPVNMAARLTQVARRNRLIVDQSTADRLPHEEWEHRRLPARPVRGFGLVEPVAVRRR, encoded by the coding sequence ATGGCGCCTGAGCGCAGGCGTCGAGGCGGCCGGCCCGACCCTGACACCGGCCCCGACCCGGTCCACGCCCCCGGCCTCGACCCCGGCCCCGACCCGGGGCCTGCCGGCGAGCAGCTCGACCAGGCGATCCTGCGCAGCGACCCGGCGTTCAACGCTGTCGAGGTCGCCGAGCACACCGGCGTGACGGTCGAGCAGGCGCGGCGGCTGTGGCGCGCGCTCGGCTTCCCCGAGTTCACGGGGGAGAAGGCCTACACGGCCGCCGACATCGAGGCGGTGTCGACCCTCATGGGCTTCGTCGACTCCGGCGCGGTCGACTTCGACGTGGCCGTCAACCTCACCCGCGGCGTCGGCCAGACGATGGCGCGCCTCGCCGACTGGGAGGTCTCCACGCTCGTCAGCCGGGTCGAGGAGATGGAGGCCGGCGACGAGGCCACCGGCTCGCGCGTCGGCTCGGCGATGCGGCTCATCGACGAGGTCAACCCGCCGTTCGAGCGGCTCCTGGTCTACGCGTGGCGTCGCCACCTGGCCGCCGCGGTCGGCCGGATCGAGGCGATGGGCGCCAAGGACGAGGACCTGCACACCATCGAGGTGAGCGTCGGGTTCGCCGACCTGGTCGCCTTCACCGCGCTGTCCAACACCCTCGACCGCGACGAGCTCGGCGACCTCGTCGAGGTCTTCGAGAGCCGGTGCCAGGACGTCGTCGCCCGCTTCGGCGGCCGGATCATCAAGAGCCTCGGCGACTCCGTCCTCTTCGTCACCAACACCGCCGAGGAGGCGGTCGGGGTGGCGGAGGGGATCATCAACGTGATCGGGCGCGACCCGAAGATGCCCGACGTCCGCCTCGGCCTGGCCAGCGGCCCCGTGGTCCAGCGGCTGGGCGACATCTTCGGACCCCCGGTCAACATGGCGGCCCGGCTCACCCAGGTCGCCCGCCGCAACCGGCTCATCGTGGACCAGAGCACCGCCGACCGGCTGCCCCACGAGGAGTGGGAGCACCGCCGGCTGCCGGCCCGTCCGGTGCGCGGCTTCGGCCTCGTCGAGCCGGTCGCCGTACGCCGCCGCTGA
- a CDS encoding winged helix-turn-helix domain-containing protein has product MLAVQDVRLDPLSRRVWRGEREIRLSRKEFQLLHALMARPGDIVTRGELMAEVWQTTFYTSSKTIDVHLGWLRRKLGDDPRSPTLITTHRGRGLRFEPASSAVAG; this is encoded by the coding sequence GTGTTGGCTGTGCAGGACGTGCGACTCGACCCCCTCTCGCGACGCGTGTGGCGTGGTGAGCGCGAGATCAGGCTCTCGCGCAAGGAGTTCCAGCTCCTGCACGCCCTGATGGCGCGACCGGGCGACATCGTCACCCGCGGCGAGCTGATGGCCGAGGTGTGGCAGACGACGTTCTACACCAGCTCCAAGACCATCGACGTGCACCTGGGCTGGCTGCGCCGCAAGCTCGGCGACGACCCGCGCAGTCCCACGCTGATCACGACCCACCGCGGCCGCGGCCTGCGCTTCGAGCCGGCCTCCAGCGCCGTGGCCGGCTGA
- a CDS encoding MarR family winged helix-turn-helix transcriptional regulator, translating into MTDPEPLSRRFALALHRATALVDRVADAHLRPAHGIGVSELAALASIDALEPARQSALAAALDVSRSAVTQRLASLTRDGLVVVVADPGDRRANSVALTPSGRALLTAAWESLARHDDGLEDGVDVAGLIAALDRVAANAERHLAGTGRR; encoded by the coding sequence ATGACCGATCCCGAGCCCCTCTCCCGACGCTTCGCCCTCGCGCTCCACCGGGCCACCGCCCTCGTCGACCGCGTGGCCGACGCCCACCTCCGTCCTGCCCACGGCATCGGGGTGTCCGAGCTGGCCGCCCTGGCGAGCATCGACGCCCTCGAGCCCGCGCGCCAGAGCGCCCTCGCGGCCGCGCTCGACGTCTCGCGGTCCGCCGTGACCCAGCGGCTGGCGTCGCTGACGCGGGACGGGCTGGTCGTCGTCGTCGCGGACCCGGGCGACCGCCGGGCCAACTCCGTCGCCCTCACCCCGTCCGGACGCGCGCTGCTCACGGCGGCGTGGGAGTCGCTCGCGCGGCACGACGACGGGTTGGAGGACGGGGTCGACGTCGCGGGGCTCATCGCCGCGCTCGACCGCGTCGCCGCCAACGCCGAGCGCCACCTGGCCGGCACCGGCCGACGATGA